In one Bradyrhizobium cosmicum genomic region, the following are encoded:
- a CDS encoding SMP-30/gluconolactonase/LRE family protein, protein MTRQQARDHEQRDQDAALSRRTLVRGLALGAAATMAGPALAQTGPAAPPTTITTPPRDFGPGGAPTTYFWDPDIIAVDPSFNDLAQPNTAIKRLHTGLLWAEGPAWSAQGRYLLWSDIPNNRQMRWTEDDGRVSVFRSPSNNSNGNSFDFQGRQLSCEHLTRRVTRYEHDGTATVLAESYQGKRLNSPNDIAAHPDGSYWFTDPPYGGQLYEGEPDVAGGPSNAGGKLNPRIGQPAGFVPGKRELPTNCYRIDPSGRIDLVVTEEQVPDPNGLCFSPDYKKLYIASTGKGPGDTGPGGKGEIFVFDVGTDNKLSGLKKFSDCVIDGVKCGPDGLRCDVNGNVWASSNAGRAVGYSGVTVWSPEGKLLGRIRLPEVCGNICFGGPKRNRLFLAASQSLYAVYTATQGAGPG, encoded by the coding sequence ATGACACGCCAGCAGGCTCGTGACCACGAGCAGCGTGACCAGGATGCTGCGCTTTCACGACGAACACTTGTCCGGGGACTTGCGCTCGGCGCCGCCGCCACGATGGCCGGCCCCGCGCTGGCCCAGACCGGACCCGCCGCCCCGCCGACGACGATCACCACCCCGCCGCGCGATTTCGGTCCGGGCGGTGCACCGACCACTTATTTCTGGGATCCCGACATCATCGCGGTCGATCCGTCCTTCAACGATCTGGCGCAGCCCAACACCGCGATCAAGCGGCTGCACACCGGTCTACTGTGGGCCGAAGGCCCGGCCTGGAGTGCGCAAGGCCGCTATCTGCTTTGGAGCGACATTCCCAACAACCGGCAGATGCGCTGGACCGAGGACGACGGCCGCGTCAGCGTGTTCCGTTCGCCCTCCAACAACTCCAACGGCAACTCGTTCGACTTCCAGGGCCGTCAGCTTTCCTGCGAACATCTGACCCGGCGGGTGACGCGCTACGAGCACGACGGCACCGCGACGGTGCTGGCCGAATCCTATCAGGGCAAGCGGCTGAATTCGCCGAACGACATCGCCGCGCACCCCGACGGCAGCTACTGGTTCACCGATCCGCCCTATGGCGGCCAGCTTTACGAGGGCGAGCCCGACGTCGCGGGTGGCCCGAGCAATGCCGGCGGCAAGCTCAATCCGCGGATCGGCCAGCCGGCCGGCTTCGTGCCGGGCAAGCGCGAACTGCCGACCAACTGCTATCGCATCGACCCCAGTGGGCGCATCGATCTCGTCGTCACCGAGGAGCAGGTGCCCGACCCGAACGGCCTGTGCTTCTCGCCCGACTACAAAAAGCTCTACATCGCCTCGACCGGCAAGGGCCCCGGCGACACCGGGCCCGGCGGCAAGGGCGAGATCTTCGTGTTCGACGTCGGCACGGACAACAAGCTGTCTGGCCTCAAGAAGTTCAGCGACTGCGTGATCGACGGCGTGAAGTGCGGGCCCGACGGCCTGCGCTGCGACGTCAACGGCAATGTCTGGGCCTCCAGCAATGCCGGCCGCGCCGTCGGTTATAGTGGGGTGACGGTGTGGTCGCCGGAGGGCAAGCTGCTCGGCCGCATCCGCCTGCCGGAAGTCTGCGGCAACATCTGCTTCGGCGGCCCCAAGCGCAACCGCCTGTTCTTGGCCGCGAGCCAGTCGCTCTACGCCGTGTACACGGCGACGCAAGGCGCAGGGCCGGGCTGA
- a CDS encoding ABC transporter substrate-binding protein produces MPTSRRQLLKSSAAAAAALSLDWTRAQAQAETLRIGLIYDLTGPFAAGGSVASSVGAQIAIDLVNEKGGIGGKTKIVPVAADSQSKADVAINEAERLINQEKIDIINGVYSSAHAVPMAAKVEQQKKILWITTAVSTAVFKDKNLQYVFRAQIHSDQYGQAFAGFIAEHAKTKLGMEPGEVKVALIHEDGPYGVGVAAADEAYAKQAGIQVVMREGYSASAPDLSVLVTKLKRAKVDVISHAGYNPDITLFLRQARESGLRFKMLFGAGAGYSQLDKLRATFGPDIDNFCNIDPVPAQLLDPAKLAPGIGDLTKTMVSRYQAKTGATDVPPHCSMGFNQTWLLLNNVLPVAREKYGSFEPEAIRKAALDVDIPAGGTIQGYGVKFFPPGTPMSGQNERSTPVVMQNAGEHISVVWPTNIRTQDPVFPLPKGSTYGA; encoded by the coding sequence ATGCCGACTTCACGCAGGCAGCTGCTGAAGAGCTCGGCGGCTGCCGCCGCTGCACTCAGCCTCGATTGGACACGGGCCCAGGCCCAAGCCGAGACATTGCGCATCGGCCTGATCTACGACCTCACCGGCCCCTTCGCCGCCGGCGGCTCGGTCGCCTCCTCGGTTGGCGCGCAGATCGCCATCGACCTCGTCAACGAGAAGGGCGGCATCGGCGGCAAGACCAAAATTGTCCCTGTCGCCGCGGACTCGCAGAGCAAGGCCGACGTCGCCATCAACGAGGCCGAGCGGCTGATCAACCAGGAAAAGATCGACATCATCAACGGCGTCTATTCCAGCGCGCATGCGGTGCCGATGGCGGCGAAGGTCGAGCAGCAGAAGAAGATCCTCTGGATCACGACCGCGGTCTCGACCGCCGTGTTCAAGGACAAGAACCTGCAATACGTGTTTCGCGCGCAGATCCATTCCGACCAATATGGCCAGGCCTTTGCCGGCTTCATCGCCGAACACGCAAAGACAAAACTCGGCATGGAGCCGGGCGAGGTCAAGGTCGCGCTGATCCACGAGGACGGCCCCTATGGCGTCGGCGTCGCCGCGGCCGACGAAGCCTATGCCAAGCAGGCCGGCATCCAGGTGGTGATGCGCGAGGGTTATTCGGCGTCCGCGCCCGACCTCTCGGTGCTCGTGACCAAGCTCAAGCGGGCCAAGGTCGATGTGATCTCGCATGCCGGCTACAACCCCGATATCACCCTGTTCCTGCGCCAGGCGCGCGAGAGCGGATTGCGCTTCAAGATGTTGTTCGGCGCCGGCGCCGGCTACAGCCAGCTCGACAAGCTGCGCGCCACCTTCGGCCCCGACATCGACAATTTCTGCAACATCGATCCGGTGCCGGCGCAGCTGCTCGATCCGGCCAAGCTCGCGCCGGGCATCGGCGACCTCACCAAGACCATGGTCTCGCGCTACCAGGCCAAGACCGGCGCCACCGACGTGCCGCCGCACTGCTCGATGGGTTTCAACCAGACCTGGCTGCTGCTCAACAACGTGCTGCCGGTCGCCAGGGAGAAGTACGGCAGCTTCGAGCCCGAGGCGATTCGCAAGGCCGCACTCGACGTCGACATTCCCGCCGGCGGCACCATCCAGGGCTATGGCGTCAAGTTCTTCCCGCCGGGCACGCCGATGTCCGGCCAGAACGAGCGCTCGACCCCGGTGGTGATGCAGAACGCCGGCGAGCACATCTCGGTGGTGTGGCCGACCAACATCCGCACACAGGACCCGGTGTTTCCGCTGCCGAAGGGATCGACTTACGGGGCGTGA
- a CDS encoding NAD(P)/FAD-dependent oxidoreductase yields the protein MRVVICGGGVIGACTAYFLCRHGGDVVVVERVEAAAAASGKAGGFLARDWCAGTPLDALARRSFALHAQLPEEIGGDWGYRPMTAHSGFVAADDDPRRDAPTALGWLSKGVVLEQRIGTKETTAIVHPYKFTSAVMNAALAQGAELRVGCVTGIRRDADGTTVKGVEVGKSVIEADAIVIAMGPWSLLAAQWVNLPAINGQLGSSIVYDTGTEVSADALFLESDFHGTSVPIEVFPRADGTTYVTAVLGNTSFPTDPAAVDPEPYGSKVVQMVSERLSPLFRPENIIAWQSCFRPRTEDGLPLIGRVPNHGGVYIATGHDVWGILNAPATGEALAQLIVMGATRGVDLTPFDPARLSPMDAVLQAR from the coding sequence ATGCGCGTCGTGATCTGCGGTGGCGGCGTGATCGGCGCCTGCACGGCGTATTTTCTCTGCCGCCACGGGGGCGATGTTGTCGTCGTGGAACGTGTCGAGGCGGCTGCCGCCGCGTCCGGTAAGGCCGGCGGCTTCCTGGCGCGCGACTGGTGCGCCGGCACGCCGCTCGACGCGCTGGCGCGGCGCAGCTTTGCGCTTCATGCGCAACTGCCGGAAGAGATCGGAGGCGATTGGGGCTACCGCCCGATGACAGCCCATAGCGGCTTTGTCGCGGCCGATGACGATCCGCGCCGGGATGCACCGACCGCGCTCGGCTGGCTCAGCAAGGGCGTTGTGCTGGAGCAACGGATCGGCACGAAGGAGACCACTGCGATCGTTCATCCTTACAAGTTCACGTCAGCCGTGATGAACGCGGCGCTCGCGCAAGGCGCCGAGCTTCGCGTTGGATGTGTCACCGGCATCAGGCGCGATGCGGATGGGACGACCGTAAAGGGCGTGGAGGTCGGCAAAAGCGTCATCGAGGCGGACGCCATCGTGATCGCCATGGGGCCGTGGTCGCTGCTCGCCGCGCAATGGGTGAACCTACCCGCTATCAATGGCCAGCTTGGTTCGAGCATCGTTTACGACACAGGTACGGAGGTGTCGGCCGACGCGCTATTCCTCGAGTCGGATTTCCACGGCACGTCGGTGCCGATCGAGGTTTTTCCGCGTGCGGACGGCACCACATATGTCACCGCGGTTTTAGGAAACACCTCGTTCCCCACTGATCCGGCGGCCGTTGATCCCGAACCGTACGGGTCCAAAGTCGTTCAAATGGTATCCGAGCGGCTATCGCCACTATTTCGGCCCGAGAACATCATCGCGTGGCAGTCCTGCTTCCGCCCGCGGACAGAGGACGGCCTTCCGCTGATCGGTCGAGTACCAAACCATGGAGGTGTCTATATTGCGACCGGACACGATGTCTGGGGCATCCTCAATGCGCCCGCGACCGGCGAGGCTCTGGCACAACTGATCGTCATGGGCGCAACGCGTGGGGTCGACCTCACGCCATTCGATCCCGCGCGGCTCAGCCCAATGGATGCAGTGCTGCAAGCGCGCTGA
- a CDS encoding 2-isopropylmalate synthase, whose translation MATVNKSEKDRVIIFDTTLRDGEQCPGATMTFEEKLEVAEMLDDMGVDVIEAGFPITSEGDFQAVSEIARRSKNAVIAGLSRAHPADIDRCAEAVKFAKRGRVHTVIATSPLHMRVKLNKTPEQVLETSVAMVARARNQIDDVEWSAEDGTRSEMDYLCRIVEAVIKAGATTVNIPDTVGYTVPEEYTHFMKTLIERVPNSDKAVFSVHCHNDLGMAVANSLAGIIGGARQVECTINGIGERAGNAALEEVVMAINVRNDKFPYWNKIDTTQLTRASKVVSAATSFPVQYNKAIVGRNAFAHESGIHQDGVLKDASTYEIMRPEMVGLKQSSLVLGKHSGRHAFVHKLEEMGYKLGPNQLEDAFTRMKALADRKKDIYDEDIEALVDEEMAASHDRIKLTSLTVIAGTHGPQRATMKLDVDGQIKIEEAEGNGPVDAVFNCIKRLVPHEAKLELYQVHAVTQGTDAQAEVSVRLSHEGRAMTARAADPDTLVASAKAYLGALNKIVMKRQRDTVTTSAAAS comes from the coding sequence ATGGCCACCGTGAACAAGTCCGAGAAGGACCGCGTCATCATTTTCGACACCACGCTGCGCGACGGCGAGCAATGCCCCGGCGCCACCATGACCTTCGAGGAGAAGCTCGAGGTCGCCGAGATGCTGGACGATATGGGCGTCGACGTCATCGAAGCCGGCTTCCCGATCACCTCCGAGGGCGACTTCCAGGCGGTCAGCGAGATCGCCCGCCGCTCCAAGAACGCCGTCATCGCCGGCCTGTCGCGCGCGCACCCGGCCGATATCGACCGCTGCGCCGAAGCGGTGAAATTTGCCAAGCGCGGCCGCGTCCACACCGTGATCGCCACCTCGCCGCTGCACATGCGGGTGAAGCTGAACAAAACCCCGGAGCAGGTGCTCGAGACCTCGGTCGCGATGGTCGCGCGCGCCCGCAACCAGATCGACGACGTCGAATGGTCGGCCGAGGACGGCACCCGCAGCGAGATGGACTATCTGTGCCGCATCGTGGAAGCCGTCATCAAGGCCGGCGCCACCACGGTGAACATTCCCGATACCGTCGGCTACACGGTGCCGGAGGAATACACCCACTTCATGAAGACGCTGATCGAGCGCGTGCCGAACTCGGACAAGGCGGTATTCTCCGTGCACTGCCATAACGATCTCGGCATGGCGGTTGCGAACTCGCTGGCCGGCATCATCGGCGGCGCACGCCAGGTCGAGTGCACCATCAACGGCATCGGCGAGCGCGCCGGCAACGCCGCGCTCGAAGAGGTCGTGATGGCGATCAACGTCCGCAACGACAAATTCCCGTACTGGAACAAGATCGACACCACGCAGCTCACCCGCGCCTCGAAAGTGGTGTCGGCGGCGACCTCGTTTCCCGTCCAGTACAACAAGGCGATCGTCGGCCGGAACGCCTTCGCGCATGAGAGCGGCATCCATCAGGACGGCGTGCTGAAGGACGCCTCCACCTACGAGATCATGCGGCCCGAGATGGTCGGCCTGAAGCAGTCTTCGCTGGTGCTGGGCAAGCATTCCGGCCGCCACGCCTTCGTGCACAAGCTGGAAGAGATGGGCTACAAGCTCGGCCCGAACCAGCTGGAAGATGCGTTCACGCGGATGAAGGCGCTCGCCGATCGCAAGAAGGACATCTACGACGAAGACATCGAGGCGCTGGTCGACGAGGAGATGGCGGCGTCGCACGACCGCATCAAGCTGACCTCGCTGACCGTGATCGCCGGCACCCATGGCCCGCAGCGCGCGACCATGAAGCTCGACGTCGACGGCCAGATCAAGATCGAGGAGGCCGAGGGCAATGGTCCGGTCGATGCGGTGTTCAACTGCATCAAGCGCCTGGTGCCGCATGAGGCCAAGCTCGAGTTGTACCAGGTCCACGCCGTGACCCAAGGCACCGACGCGCAGGCCGAAGTCTCGGTCCGCCTCTCTCATGAGGGGCGCGCGATGACCGCACGCGCGGCGGATCCGGATACGCTGGTGGCCTCGGCCAAGGCCTATCTCGGCGCGCTCAACAAGATCGTCATGAAGCGCCAGCGCGATACGGTGACGACGTCGGCGGCGGCGAGCTGA
- a CDS encoding TRAP transporter substrate-binding protein yields MRKLILAAASVAALALTGPASAQAPIIIKFSHVVATDTPKGKASEKFKELAEKYTGGKVKVEIYPNSTLYKDKEELEALQLGSVQMLAPSNSKFGPLGIREFEVFDLPYILPDLKTLRKVTEGPLGLRLLKLLDSKGITGLAYWDNGFKQMSANKKLVAPADYQGVKFRIQSSRVLQAQFKALGSLPQVMAFGEVYQALQTGVVDGQENTWSNIYTQKMHEVQKYITETNHGYIGYVVIVNKKFWDDLPADIRDQLSKAMKEATDFNNTQSQKENDDALAEIRKSGKSEIIKLTPEQDEAMRKAMEPVYKDAAGRVGQPLIDEFQKEAKSTN; encoded by the coding sequence ATGCGGAAACTCATTTTGGCTGCGGCATCGGTTGCGGCTCTGGCATTGACCGGGCCGGCATCGGCCCAGGCGCCGATCATCATCAAGTTCAGCCATGTGGTGGCCACCGACACGCCGAAGGGCAAGGCGTCGGAAAAATTCAAGGAGCTCGCCGAGAAGTACACCGGCGGCAAGGTCAAGGTCGAAATCTACCCGAACTCGACGCTCTACAAGGACAAGGAAGAGCTCGAGGCGCTTCAGCTCGGCAGCGTGCAGATGTTGGCGCCGTCCAACTCCAAGTTCGGCCCGCTCGGCATCCGCGAATTCGAGGTGTTCGATCTGCCCTATATCCTTCCCGACCTGAAGACGCTGCGGAAGGTGACGGAAGGCCCGCTCGGCCTCCGGCTGCTCAAGCTGCTGGACTCCAAGGGCATCACCGGCCTTGCCTATTGGGACAACGGCTTCAAGCAGATGAGCGCCAACAAGAAGCTGGTCGCGCCCGCCGACTACCAGGGCGTCAAGTTCCGCATCCAGTCCTCGCGCGTGCTCCAGGCCCAGTTCAAGGCGCTCGGTTCGCTGCCGCAGGTAATGGCGTTCGGCGAAGTCTACCAGGCGCTGCAGACCGGCGTCGTCGACGGCCAGGAGAACACCTGGTCGAACATCTACACCCAGAAGATGCACGAGGTGCAGAAGTACATCACCGAGACCAACCACGGCTACATCGGCTACGTCGTGATCGTGAACAAGAAGTTCTGGGACGATCTGCCGGCCGACATCCGCGACCAGCTGTCGAAGGCGATGAAGGAAGCGACCGACTTCAACAACACGCAGTCGCAGAAGGAAAACGACGACGCGCTCGCCGAGATCAGGAAGAGCGGCAAGAGCGAGATCATCAAGCTCACGCCGGAGCAGGACGAGGCGATGCGCAAGGCGATGGAGCCGGTCTACAAGGACGCCGCAGGCCGCGTCGGCCAGCCGCTGATCGACGAGTTCCAGAAGGAAGCCAAGAGCACCAATTGA
- the uvrA gene encoding excinuclease ABC subunit UvrA, which produces MDNRPTRPDGPTRDDGFVRVRGAREHNLRNVDVTIPRNALVVFTGVSGSGKSSLAFGTIYAEAQRRYLESVSPYARRLFHQMQIPEVDDIEGLPPAVALQQQRGAPTTRSSVGSVTTISNLIRMLYSRAGDYPRGQPMLYAESFSPNTPEGACPTCHGIGRMLDVTEKSMVPDDSKTIRERAVAAWPSAWQGQNLRDILTTLGYDVDKPWRELPRKDRDWILFTDEQPTVPVYAGYDAAEVKRALRRKEEPSYQGTFTGARRYVMQTYAKSESAMMKRRVAQFLITRDCPTCHGNRLKPEALKVKFAGLNIAEMSHLPLKQLQDLIQPFAKASADKSEKTVVARRICEDLSARLAVLLDLGLGYLACERSTPTLSPGELQRLRLATQVRSNLFGVVYVLDEPSAGLHPADTEALLRALDRLKHAGNSIFVVEHEIEVIKHADWLVDVGPDAGESGGLILYSGPPAGLGEIEQSRTARYLSHPREPLPTIHREPMGHLKIRGVTRNNLRGLDVDIPLGVLASVTGVSGSGKSSLISQFLVDAVAGHLGHTLAADTDDDSLAPAIATLGGKIVAGLDEVDRLVVVDQKAIGRTPRSNLATYTGLFDHVRKLFAATPQAKSRRYDAGRFSFNVAKGRCSTCEGEGFVSVELLFLPSVYAPCPTCKGARYNDKTLEVKIRGRSIADVLSMRVDEAFDFFRDDSSLNRSLSVVREVGLGYIRLGQSATELSGGEAQRIKLATELMRPQRGHTLYVLDEPTTGLHPQDVERLIAQLERIVDAGNSVVVVEHDMDVVSHSDWIIDLGPGAGDEGGRIVASGTPHQVAGAGGKTARYLARRLKQ; this is translated from the coding sequence ATGGATAATCGACCAACCCGACCGGACGGGCCGACACGGGACGACGGCTTCGTTCGGGTGCGCGGCGCGCGGGAGCACAACCTCAGAAACGTCGATGTCACGATTCCGCGCAACGCCCTCGTCGTGTTCACGGGCGTGTCCGGCTCCGGAAAGTCCTCGCTCGCCTTCGGAACGATCTACGCCGAGGCGCAGCGGCGGTATCTGGAATCGGTGTCGCCCTACGCGCGGCGCCTCTTCCACCAGATGCAGATCCCCGAAGTCGACGACATCGAAGGCCTGCCACCCGCCGTTGCGCTCCAGCAGCAGCGCGGCGCGCCGACGACGCGGTCGTCCGTCGGCAGCGTGACAACCATATCCAACCTGATCAGGATGCTATATTCCCGGGCCGGCGACTATCCGCGGGGGCAACCGATGCTCTACGCGGAGTCGTTCTCGCCGAACACGCCGGAGGGTGCCTGCCCGACCTGCCACGGGATCGGCAGGATGCTCGACGTCACTGAGAAATCTATGGTGCCTGACGACAGCAAGACGATCCGCGAGCGCGCCGTCGCGGCCTGGCCGAGTGCCTGGCAGGGACAGAACCTCCGGGACATCCTGACGACCCTGGGCTACGACGTCGACAAGCCCTGGCGGGAGCTACCCAGGAAGGATCGTGACTGGATCCTGTTCACGGACGAGCAGCCGACCGTGCCGGTCTATGCCGGCTACGACGCGGCCGAAGTCAAACGGGCCCTGCGCCGCAAGGAGGAGCCGAGCTATCAGGGCACCTTCACCGGTGCCAGGCGCTACGTGATGCAGACCTACGCCAAGTCCGAGAGCGCGATGATGAAGCGCCGCGTCGCGCAATTCCTGATCACCCGCGACTGCCCCACATGCCATGGCAACCGGCTGAAGCCCGAGGCGCTCAAGGTGAAGTTCGCGGGGCTCAATATCGCCGAGATGTCGCATCTGCCGCTCAAGCAATTGCAGGATCTGATCCAGCCGTTCGCAAAAGCCTCGGCGGACAAGTCGGAGAAGACTGTCGTTGCCCGGCGCATCTGCGAGGACCTGTCGGCGCGCCTCGCCGTCCTGCTCGACCTTGGCCTTGGCTATCTCGCCTGCGAGCGCAGCACGCCGACGCTGTCACCGGGTGAACTGCAACGCTTGCGGCTGGCAACGCAGGTCCGCTCCAACCTGTTCGGCGTCGTCTACGTGCTCGACGAGCCCTCCGCCGGCCTGCATCCCGCCGACACCGAAGCGCTGCTGCGGGCGCTAGACAGACTCAAGCACGCCGGAAATTCGATCTTCGTGGTCGAACACGAGATCGAGGTCATAAAACATGCCGACTGGCTGGTGGACGTCGGGCCCGACGCCGGCGAAAGCGGCGGACTCATTCTCTATAGCGGGCCGCCTGCGGGGCTCGGCGAGATCGAGCAATCGCGAACCGCCCGCTATCTCTCACATCCAAGAGAGCCGTTGCCGACGATCCATCGCGAGCCGATGGGGCATCTAAAGATCAGAGGTGTGACCCGCAACAATCTTCGCGGCCTCGACGTCGACATCCCGCTGGGCGTGCTCGCCAGCGTCACCGGCGTGTCGGGCTCCGGCAAGTCGAGCCTGATCAGCCAATTCCTCGTCGATGCCGTGGCCGGCCATCTCGGCCACACGCTCGCCGCTGATACCGACGACGACAGCCTTGCGCCCGCGATCGCGACATTGGGCGGCAAGATCGTCGCCGGCCTCGACGAGGTCGATCGCCTCGTCGTGGTGGATCAGAAGGCGATCGGCCGCACCCCGCGATCCAACCTTGCGACCTACACCGGCTTGTTCGACCATGTGCGAAAATTGTTCGCGGCGACGCCCCAGGCGAAATCTCGCCGCTACGACGCCGGACGCTTCTCGTTCAATGTCGCAAAAGGCCGATGCAGCACCTGCGAGGGCGAGGGCTTCGTCAGCGTCGAGCTTCTGTTCCTGCCCAGCGTCTATGCGCCCTGCCCGACCTGCAAGGGTGCTCGCTACAACGACAAGACGCTCGAAGTGAAAATCCGCGGCCGATCGATCGCGGACGTGCTGTCCATGCGCGTCGACGAGGCCTTCGATTTCTTCCGCGACGATTCCTCGCTGAACCGGTCGCTCTCGGTCGTCCGTGAGGTCGGCCTCGGCTATATCCGCCTCGGTCAATCCGCCACCGAACTGTCCGGTGGCGAGGCCCAGCGGATCAAGCTGGCGACCGAGCTCATGCGTCCGCAGCGGGGGCACACGCTGTATGTGCTGGACGAGCCGACCACGGGTCTTCATCCGCAGGACGTCGAACGGCTGATCGCCCAGCTCGAGCGGATCGTGGATGCCGGCAACAGCGTCGTCGTGGTCGAGCATGACATGGACGTCGTCTCTCACAGCGATTGGATCATCGATCTCGGCCCCGGCGCCGGCGACGAGGGTGGCCGTATCGTCGCATCGGGAACGCCACATCAAGTCGCCGGGGCCGGCGGGAAGACAGCGCGCTATCTTGCGCGCCGCTTGAAACAGTAA
- a CDS encoding Gfo/Idh/MocA family protein translates to MARIRVGLVGCGFVSELHMYAFRRVYGVDVEVAAVAARGDRVVAFASHHGIPRVYRSLVELIADRELDVIDICTPPNLHAGMIVAAMQAGKHVICEKPFAGYFGREGDRQPIGKHVPKALMYERVLEEMDATRAAIERTGQLFMYAEDWIYAPAVTKTAEIIKATKDKILFMKGEESHSGSHAAHAAQWAMTGGGSLIRMGCHPLSAVLYLKQVEARARGETIRVASVTGDVGNVTACLKPEERSYIKANPVDVEDWGTLSATFSDGTKATVFSGDMIMGGVRNLIETYTSGGSLFANITPNTHLMSYQTSEEKLAGVYITEKVDRKTGWQYVCLEEEWTRGYLQEIQDFMECAATGRQPLSDLALAYETIKVNYAGYWAAEEGRRVVL, encoded by the coding sequence ATGGCTAGGATTCGGGTGGGACTCGTCGGCTGCGGCTTCGTGTCGGAGCTGCACATGTATGCGTTCCGGCGCGTCTATGGCGTTGACGTCGAAGTCGCGGCGGTTGCCGCGCGCGGTGATCGTGTCGTCGCGTTCGCAAGCCATCACGGAATTCCGCGCGTCTATCGCAGTCTTGTCGAGCTGATCGCGGACCGCGAGCTCGACGTCATCGACATCTGCACGCCGCCCAACCTCCACGCCGGAATGATCGTCGCAGCCATGCAGGCCGGCAAGCATGTGATCTGCGAGAAGCCGTTCGCGGGCTATTTCGGCCGTGAGGGTGACCGGCAGCCAATCGGCAAGCACGTGCCGAAGGCGTTGATGTATGAGCGCGTGCTGGAAGAGATGGACGCCACCCGCGCCGCGATCGAACGCACCGGACAACTCTTCATGTATGCCGAGGACTGGATCTACGCGCCCGCGGTGACCAAGACCGCGGAGATCATCAAGGCGACGAAGGACAAGATCCTGTTCATGAAGGGCGAGGAGAGCCATTCCGGCTCGCACGCGGCGCATGCGGCGCAATGGGCGATGACCGGGGGCGGCTCGCTGATCCGCATGGGCTGCCATCCGCTCTCGGCGGTGCTCTATCTCAAGCAGGTCGAGGCGAGGGCGCGCGGCGAGACCATCCGCGTCGCCAGCGTCACCGGGGATGTCGGTAACGTCACCGCCTGCCTGAAGCCTGAAGAGCGCAGCTACATCAAGGCCAATCCGGTCGACGTCGAGGATTGGGGCACGCTCAGCGCGACTTTCTCGGACGGCACCAAGGCGACCGTGTTTTCCGGCGACATGATCATGGGTGGCGTGCGCAATCTGATCGAGACCTATACGTCCGGCGGCTCGCTATTCGCCAACATCACCCCAAACACGCATCTGATGAGCTACCAGACCAGCGAGGAGAAACTCGCCGGCGTCTACATCACCGAGAAGGTCGACCGCAAGACCGGATGGCAATATGTCTGCCTCGAGGAGGAATGGACGCGCGGCTATCTGCAGGAGATCCAGGATTTCATGGAATGCGCCGCGACCGGGCGGCAACCGCTGTCCGACCTCGCGCTGGCCTATGAGACGATCAAGGTGAACTACGCCGGCTATTGGGCGGCGGAGGAGGGACGGCGGGTGGTGCTTTAG
- a CDS encoding Spy/CpxP family protein refolding chaperone — MRKFTIAAIAVLSIAGSGAVYAQYHRPWMHEHMRHMRMNPEDRAAFVDARIAAVHAGLKLNADQEKLWPPVEAAVRDFAKLRIDRANARMNAGPGDADKPEDPVARLRQRADDMGATSTALKKIADAADPLYKTLDDGQKRRLAALTRHRGPFGGGEDGPPRQFMERGMDRMMERGMDRFHGDRFDRDGGPDRDHEGRL; from the coding sequence ATGAGGAAGTTCACCATCGCCGCCATCGCCGTGCTCAGCATCGCCGGCTCGGGCGCGGTCTATGCTCAATACCATCGCCCGTGGATGCACGAGCACATGCGCCACATGCGCATGAACCCGGAGGATCGCGCCGCCTTCGTCGACGCGCGGATCGCCGCCGTCCACGCCGGCCTGAAGCTCAATGCCGACCAGGAGAAGCTGTGGCCGCCGGTCGAGGCTGCCGTGCGCGACTTCGCCAAGCTGCGCATCGACCGCGCCAACGCGCGGATGAATGCCGGCCCCGGTGATGCCGACAAGCCGGAGGATCCGGTCGCCCGCCTGCGCCAGCGCGCCGACGACATGGGCGCCACCTCCACGGCGCTGAAGAAGATCGCCGATGCCGCCGATCCCCTCTACAAGACGCTGGACGACGGCCAGAAGCGGCGCCTCGCCGCGCTGACCCGCCACCGCGGCCCGTTCGGCGGCGGTGAGGACGGCCCGCCCCGCCAATTCATGGAACGGGGCATGGATCGCATGATGGAGCGCGGCATGGACCGTTTCCATGGCGATCGCTTCGACCGGGACGGCGGTCCGGACCGGGACCACGAGGGCCGGCTCTGA